One window of Syngnathus acus chromosome 16, fSynAcu1.2, whole genome shotgun sequence genomic DNA carries:
- the sall3a gene encoding sal-like protein 3: MSRRKQAKPQHLKSEEDAPMSGIMSQHARGDVLDDADSGNESRSGSEETHVCEKCCAEFFKWADFCEHLTSCTKNPLVLIVNDNEETPIPSQEYPEPSPVPSCPSEQADSDDARDDNRSPASEGDDVPEITTSNGVRILEKEDEEMEVELSSEKNMDLEDGDVASPEADGSLPQLDDVSPPSVTNYTMPSTNVTLETLHGTRVAVAQFSQSIRAAAGSGVSTMAIPMILDQLMALQQQQIHQLQLIEQIRSQVALMNRQSASQPALNHHNTVTGNPGPISACAPSVASQLQLHNFITPPVHQLPVRLPASLNSQGSSTLISAIEGPHSQTSSRSQPSNSSVPNTSSGSSMFPPPSASGLSALLPSCSSSVTNMSMSNNGSGSSGISSSSTHPRNSNTPPSLSHNSLLNSASNLPLIPHSSSSSVIFPNPLASIAATANALDPLSALMKHRKGKPPNVSVFDTKPSSEDPFFKHKCRFCAKVFGSDSALQIHLRSHTGERPYKCNICGNRFSTKGNLKVHFQRHKEKYPHIQMNPYPVPEYLDNVPTSSGIPYGMSLPPEKPVTTWLDSKPVLSTVPTSVGLQLPPTLPSMIGGFGDSASLTPLNRSPQRTSPPSSEHASLSPNIVVDSGITTASISPKPTPGSDVPPVLKPEGILLPPTCPSRPGENTTTTTSVSHVVLSTAITSTTMSTSSQVTEPINTPNSSSNPVSHPVLPMLSDQFKAKFPFGGLLDSMQTSETSKLQQLVENIDKKMTDPNQCVICHRVLSCQSALKMHYRIHTGERPFKCKICGRAFTTKGNLKTHFGVHRSKPPLRVQHSCPICQKKFTNAVVLQQHIRMHMGGQIPNTPVTDNLPEMDTDLSFDEKSMDAMSNYDDDLLDEMEQAIDDEVDVKEGEMDPLKPYSPGSSPPTSIMSSIAAMENQMKMIDSTAKMTSSFIQKPSQSFCSYGSENECFPADSLSAAGDAESQSLGSPAFSESSGSLQHLSPAHSHFENQRSKSPATLNNHNSSMAVEESQENNAALATVKSEKSETPSPLPATEGNGALDLTAIQPSRHFIKEESHFSMLFLNRDRGLTTPNLASTASNMIKMEMNGHSKSISLSDNSHMPVSIQVPTGAAPQTTLSSSTNPMLAPPPPRRTPKQHNCHSCGKNFSSASALQIHERTHTGEKPFACSICGRAFTTKGNLKVHMGTHMWNNAPARRGRRLSVENPMALLGGDAMKFSEMFQKDLAARAMNVDPGFWNQYAAAITNGLAMKNNEISVIQNGGITQLPVSLGGAGLTSLRAMPSAMDRLHTGSSSPMTGIEKATLEVGASRPFSRYMEDNKEIGIN, encoded by the exons CTCGAGGTGATGTGCTGGATGACGCTGACAGCGGGAATGAAAGCCGCAGTGGCAGTGAAGAGACTCATGTGTGTGAAAAGTGTTGTGCTGAGTTCTTCAAGTGGGCAGATTTCTGTGAACATTTAACGAGCTGCACCAAGAACCCACTAGTGTtaattgtaaatgacaatgaGGAAACACCTATTCCCTCCCAGGAGTACCCAGAACCCTCCCCTGTGCCCAGTTGCCCTAGTGAGCAAGCTGACAGCGATGATGCCAGGGACGACAACCGCTCACCAGCTAGTGAGGGCGATGATGTCCCAGAGATAACCACGTCAAATGGGGTCAGGATCCTAGAAAAAGAGGATGAGGAAATGGAGGTGGAACTCTCGtcggaaaaaaacatggatcTTGAAGACGGAGATGTGGCCTCACCCGAAGCCGATGGCTCCCTACCTCAGCTCGATGACGTTAGCCCCCCAAGTGTTACGAACTATACCATGCCAAGCACTAATGTTACCCTAGAAACTCTGCATGGCACCCGGGTAGCAGTTGCACAGTTTTCTCAGAGCATTAGGGCAGCAGCAGGTAGCGGAGTTTCCACCATGGCTATCCCTATGATATTGGACCAGCTGATGGCccttcagcagcagcaaatCCACCAGCTGCAGTTGATAGAGCAAATACGAAGTCAAGTGGCTCTGATGAACAGACAATCTGCATCACAGCCTGCACTTAACCACCACAACACAGTGACTGGAAATCCTGGGCCGATTTCTGCGTGTGCCCCCTCAGTTGCAAGTCAACTTCAGCTCCACAACTTTATCACTCCACCTGTCCACCAGCTGCCTGTTAGGTTGCCAGCCTCTCTCAACAGCCAAGGTTCTTCAACTCTGATCTCTGCAATAGAAGGGCCTCACTCCCAAACATCAAGTAGAAGTCAGCCGTCTAATTCTTCAGTGCCCAATACATCCTCCGGTAGTTCAATGTTTCCCCCACCCAGTGCCTCTGGACTGTCAGCTCTACTTCCCTCCTGCTCATCATCAGTCACCAACATGAGCATGAGCAATAATGGGTCAGGAAGCAGTGGAATCAGTAGCAGTTCCACTCATCCCAGAAACTCCAACACGCCGCCATCACTCAGTCACAACAGCCTTCTGAACTCAGCTTCCAATCTACCGCTGATACCTCACAGCTCATCAAGCAGCGTTATATTCCCAAACCCTTTAGCGAGCATAGCAGCAACAGCCAATGCACTCGACCCCCTGTCTGCTCTGATGAAACATCGCAAAGGGAAGCCTCCAAATGTGTCTGTTTTTGACACAAAGCCAAGTTCTGAAGACCCTTTTTTCAAGCACAAGTGTAGATTCTGTGCCAAAGTATTTGGCAGTGACAGTGCACTACAAATCCACCTGCGTTCCCACACTGGAGAGAGGCCCTACAAATGCAACATATGTGGTAACAGATTCTCTACCAAGGGAAATCTCAAAGTCCATTTCCAGAGGCACAAAGAAAAATACCCTCATATTCAAATGAACCCCTACCCAGTTCCTGAGTACCTAGACAATGTTCCTACAAGCTCAGGCATTCCATATGGTATGTCATTACCCCCAGAAAAACCTGTTACCACATGGCTTGACAGTAAACCTGTACTCTCAACTGTTCCCACCTCAGTTGGACTCCAACTGCCTCCCACCTTACCAAGTATGATCGGGGGTTTTGGTGATTCTGCAAGCCTCACTCCCCTAAACAGGTCACCTCAAAGAACATCACCCCCATCTAGTGAACATGCATCTTTGTCTCCtaatattgttgttgactCTGGAATTACCACTGCTTCGATTTCCCCAAAACCCACACCAGGTAGTGATGTACCTCCAGTCCTTAAGCCTGAGGGAATCCTCCTGCCCCCAACCTGCCCTAGTCGACCAGGGGAAAACACTACTACCACAACATCAGTATCACATGTGGTTCTCTCCACTGCCATCACCTCCACAACAATGTCAACTAGTTCCCAGGTTACTGAACCTATCAACACCCCAAACTCCTCTTCAAACCCAGTGTCCCACCCTGTTCTCCCCATGCTGTCTGATCAATTTAAGGCTAAATTTCCCTTTGGAGGCCTCCTGGACTCTATGCAAACGTCCGAGACATCCAAGTTGCAACAACTTGTTGAAAACATTGACAAGAAAATGACTGACCCCAACCAGTGTGTCATTTGCCACCGTGTTTTGAGCTGTCAGAGTGCTCTCAAGATGCACTACCgcatccacactggtgagcgaccttttaaatgcaaaatatgtgGACGGGCATTCACCACCAAGGGTAatctaaaaacacatttcggCGTTCATCGGTCAAAACCCCCTCTGCGAGTCCAGCACTCATGCCCAATATGTCAGAAAAAGTTCACCAACGCTGTCGTTCTGCAACAGCATATCCGCATGCACATGGGTGGCCAGATCCCAAACACTCCAGTCACTGACAACCTTCCGGAAATGGACACAGACCTATCATTTGATGAGAAGAGCATGGATGCAATGAgcaattatgatgatgatcttCTGGATGAAATGGAGCAGGCTATAGATGATGAAGTTGATGTAAAGGAAGGTGAAATGGACCCATTAAAGCCTTATTCACCTGGAAGCTCTCCACCTACTTCCATAATGTCGAGCATTGCTGCCATGGAGAACCAGATGAAGATGATTGACTCCACTGCAAAAATGACTAGTTCATTTATTCAAAAGCCCAGTCAAAGTTTCTGCAGCTATGGAAGCGAGAATGAATGTTTCCCCGCTGATTCTCTGTCTGCAGCTGGGGATGCAGAATCTCAAAGCTTGGGGAGCCCTGCTTTTTCAGAGTCCTCTGGTTCTTTGCAACATTTGTCCCCAGCTCATAGCCACTTTGAGAACCAGCGATCTAAGTCCCCAGCTACGCTCAACAATCACAACAGTTCCATGGCAGTAGAGGAGAGCCAGGAGAACAATGCAGCCTTGGCAACTGTGAAGTCTGAAAAATCTGAAACCCCATCTCCACTTCCTGCAACAGAAGGCAACGGGGCTCTGGACCTGACTGCCATTCAACCGAGCAGACACTTTATCAAGGAGGAGAGCCACTTCAGTATGCTGTTTCTAAATAGAGATCGAG GTCTAACCACTCCTAACTTGGCCAGCACTGCATCAAATATGattaaaatggaaatgaatggGCACAGCAAGTCAATATCGTTGAGCGACAATTCCCACATGCCTGTAAGCATCCAGGTTCCCACTGGTGCAGCTCCCCAGACCACCCTGAGCTCCAGCACCAACCCCATGTTggctcccccacccccacggCGTACACCAAAACAGCACAACTGCCACTCTTGTGGGAAAAATTTCTCTTCTGCCAGTGCTCTGCAAATTCatgagcgcacacacactggagaAAAACCTTTTGCCTGCTCCATCTGTGGACGGGCGTTCACCACTAAAGGCAATCTAAAG GTCCATATGGGAACGCACATGTGGAACAATGCACCAGCACGCAGAGGGCGGCGACTATCTGTAGAAAATCCTATGGCCCTTCTAGGTGGGGATGCAATGAAGTTCAGCGAAATGTTCCAAAAGGACCTGGCAGCTCGGGCCATGAACGTTGACCCCGGTTTTTGGAACCAGTATGCAGCTGCTATCACCAATGGCTTGGCCATGAAGAACAATGAGATTTCTGTGATCCAAAATGGAGGTATCACCCAACTCCCCGTCAGCCTCGGGGGTGCAGGACTAACTTCACTGCGAGCCATGCCGAGTGCAATGGACCGTCTGCACACAGGTAGCAGCTCTCCTATGACCGGAATTGAGAAAGCTACACTCGAGGTCGGGGCGAGCCGCCCCTTCTCCAGGTATATGGAGGACAACAAAGAAATTGGGATcaattaa